The Vigna unguiculata cultivar IT97K-499-35 chromosome 11, ASM411807v1, whole genome shotgun sequence genomic sequence AACAAaccacaacacaacacacaacTAAAAACTGAAAAACACACACCACAACACCCTAAGCACAACACTTTGTGTATCTGAGCAAATTGTAGATAATCTCAACGTACAAAGACATGGACAAATAGAAGCCCTACTCTCTTATACTAGGTGCCATTATCCAAAGCCTTGACCCCTAAAACATGACACAATGCGCACAACAAAACAAAGGACACAACaaacaattaataaaacataGCTAATAATACACGACACACAactcaaaacacaaaaatacaCACCATATCACCCCATGAACCATAAGCAAATTGTTAATCATCTCAATGTAAAAAGAATAAGTATGGACAAATAGATACCCTATACTTTTGTATTAGGCGCCATTATCGAAAACCCTAACACTTAAATCACCCTTACCCGTAAATCCCCCCAACCCCCACCACTAAATCCCCCTAACACCCAACCCCACCACTCCCCACCCCCAAAACCTCCCAACCACCACCCCTAAATCCCCCTCTCCCCACCTCCTAACCCCTAAATTCTCGCAACCCCCCCTAAATCCCCCTAACCCTTACATCTCCCTAACCCCTACATCCCATAATTCCTAACCACAACCATAACTCTTTAATCATATATGACACGGATGATACACGCGTCAGTCTGTAGTCGacaaacaaaacacaacacaacaacatAACAACACATAGCACACAACAACAAGCAGCACAACAGCACATCAAAACACAACAGCAGACATCAGCACACAAAAGCACAACACACAATGCACAACACACCTAATAACACATGACACACAACTCAAAACACAAAATCACACACTATAACACTCCAAGCACACACCCCATGAACCCTAAGCAAATTATCGGTCATCTCAATATATAAAGATGCCTAATACTTTTATATTAGGCTTCTTAATCGAAAGCCAACCACTAAGCATAACATTACTCGTATAAGGTTAGacaattattaatttgaaacaaattgaCATGAGAATAACATTAGATGATTAATCATTCACTGCTACAAAGGACACAACAAACAACTAATAACACAGATAATAATACATGACACACAAccaaaacacaaaaatacaCACCACAACATCCCATGAACCATAAGCAAATTGTCAACAATctcaatgtaaaaaaaataagtatgcACAGATAGATACCATATACTTTTGCCATATAGACAACAAACAAGACACAACACAACAGCATAACAACACAATATCACAGAACAACACACATCAACAAGCAGCACAACAAGGGAGCAGCACAATAGCACAACACAACACATCAGAACACAACAGcacaacaacaacacaacacacaaTGCACAACGCACAACGGGTAACGCCCAACGCACAATGCACAACACACAGCTAATAACACACGACACACAACTCAAAACCCAAAATCACACACCATAGCACCCCAAGCACACACCCCATGAACCCTAAGCAAATTGTCAGTCATCTCAACGTATAAAGACTGAGTATGGAAAGATGCCCAATACTTTTATATTAGGCTTCTTAATCGAAAGCCAACCACCTAAGCATAACATTACTCGTATAAGGTCAGacaattattaatttgatacaAATTGACATGAGAATAACATAATCATTCATTGTTGCAATTGAACAAAGGACACAACAAACAACTAATAACACATAGATAATAATACACAACACACGACACATAactcaaaacacaaaaatacaCACCACAACATCCCATGAACCATAAGCAAATTGTCAATAAACTAAATGTAAAAAGAATAAGTATGGACAGATATATGTCATATACTTTTGTATTAAGCGTCATTATCGAAAACCCTAACCCCTAACCCCCAACCCCCAACCCCTACCCCCCAATCGCCAAACCCTTAACATCAGCATACAACAGcacaacaacacaacacatTAGCACACAACTAATAACACATAACAATCAATACACAACTAATAACACATAACAATCAATACACAACTAATAACACTTAACACAACATATACGactataatgaaataataaagaaatatctATCATAAAGGACAAAATACAACATATACGACTGATAATATTACAAGAAATAGGTAATTGAATGTAACATAATACCTTAAGAATGATCTTCAACCAAAAGATTagtaaaatatagattattaaCATTCAATGGTGAGAAATGGatagaaatagaataattactAAGTAAAGGTTGAGAATCATAACTGCTTCGACTCAATGCCTGCAAtagcaaaagcaatacaaaaaTGGTATTAATGGTGGTGGAAACACAGGAAACAAGTACAGAAAGTCAACGTTTGCATTGTAGTGTTGAATTCAAGCCACCAAGCTAcaccacataaaaaaaaatgaaatgataaagaAATCTTATCACAAAGGACAAATAGAACATGTATGACAgataatattacaataaatagGTAATCGAATGTAACATAATACTATAAGAATGATCTTCAACCAAAAGATTAGTAAAATATGGATTATTAACATTCAATGGTGAGAAATGGatagaaatagaataattactAAGTAGAGGTTGAGAACCATAACTGCTTCGACTCAATGCCTGCAAtagcaaaagcaatacaaaaaTGGTATTAATGGTGGTGGAAACACAGGAAACAAGTACAGAAAGTCAACGTTTGCATTGTAGTGTTGAATTCAAGCCACCAAGCTAcaccacataaaaaaaaatgaaatgataaagaAATCTTATCACAAAGGACAAATAGAACATGACAgataatattacaataaatatgTAATCGAATGTAACATAATACCTTAAGAATGATCTTCAGCCAAAAGATttgtaaaatattgattattaacaTTCAATGGTGAGAAATGGatagaaatagaataattactAAGTAGAGGTTGAGAACCATAACTGCTTCGACTCAATGCCTGCAATAACAAAAGCAATACAAACATGGCAATAATTATGGTGGAAACACATGAAACAAGTACAGAAAGTCGACGTTTGCTTTGTAGTGTTGAATTCAAGCCACCAAGCTACACCACatcaaaaataatgaaatgataaaGAAATCTCAATCATAAAGGACAAATACAACATATATGACTGATAATATTACAAGAAATAGGTAAATGAATGTAACATAATACCTTAAGAATGATCTTCAACCAaaagattagtaaaatattgattattaacaTTCAATGGTGAGAAATGGatagaaatagaataataaCTAAGTAGAGGTTGAGAACCATAACTGCTTCGACTCAATGCCTGCAATAGGAAAAGCAATACAAACATGGAATTAATGATGGTGGAAACACATAAAACAAGTACAGAAAATCAACGTTTGCCTTGTAGTGTTGAATTCAAGCCACCAAGCTAcaccatataaaaaataatgaaatgataaataaatcTTATCATAAAGGACAAATACAACATATATGACTGAGAATATTACAAGAAATAGGTAATTGAATGTAACATAATACCTTAAGAATGATCTTCAACCAaaagattagtaaaatattgattattaacaTTCAATGTTGAGAAATGGatagaaatagaataattactAAGTAGAGGTTGAGAACCATAACTGCTTTGACTCAATGCCTGCAATAGGAAAAGCAATACAAACATGGTATTAATGATGGTGGAAATACAGGACACAAGTACAGAAAGTCAACGTTTGCCTTGTAGTGTTGAATTCAAGCCACCAAGCTAcaccacataaaaaataatgaaatgataaataaatcTTATCATAAAGGACAAATACAACATATATGACTGAGAATATTATAAGAAATAGGTAATTGAATGTAACATAATACCTTAAAAATGATCTTCAACTAaaagattagtaaaatattgattattaacaTTCAATGGTGAGAAATGGatagaaatagaataattactAAGTAGAGGTTGAGAACCATAACTACTTCGACTCAATGCCTGCAAtagcaaaagcaatacaaacaTGGTATTAATGATGGTGGAAACACAGGAAACAAGGACAAAGTCGACGTTTGCCTTGTAGTGTTAAATTCAAGCCACCAAGCTAcaccacataaaaaataattaaatgatagaGAAATCTCTATCATAAAGGACAAATACAACATATACGACTGATAATATTACAGGAAATAGGTAATTGAATGTAACATAATACCTTAAGAATTATCTTCAACCAaaagattagtaaaatattgattattaacaTTCAATGGTGAGAAATGGatagaaatagaataattactAAGTAGAGGTTGAGAACCATAACTGCTTCAACTCAATGTCTGCAATAACAAAAGCAATACAAAAATGGTATTAATGGTGGTGGAAACACAGGAAACAAGTACAGAAAGTCAACAAGCTACACCACatacaaaataatgaaatgataaataaatcTTACCATAAAGGACAAATACAACATATACGACTCATAATATTACAAGAAATAGGTAATTGAATGTAACATAATACCTTAAGAATGATCTTCAACCAaaagattagtaaaataattattattaacattcaaTGGTGAGAAATGGatagaaatagaataattactAAGTAAAGGTTGAGAACCATAATTGCTTCGACTCAATGCCTGCAAtagcaaaagcaatacaaacGTGGTATTAATGATGGTGGAAACATAGGAAACATAGGAAACAAGTACACAAAAGTTCTCTAACCTGAAGTGTGAAAATTTTTTTGCAAAGATCTTCAAATATATTGCAAGATGGTTCAATCACctataaaaatgaagaaacgAAAAATGTAGTAAGATCATAATACCTTAAGTCAGCATGTAAGGTCATGTTTAATAATGCCTAGAGAAAGAGTTCGAAAATAAAAATCGTAATCTTTAACAAAGTACACAAAATTTTGGATCAAAAGTTGTATGAAACACCTTATTATTGAAAATCCAACTTCCATTGCTTGGATCTACAAATCCTCCCCTTCTCCAACTGAATgcaatttcaaaattcaacaaAACTTTGATAAGAACAACAAACGAAACTACATCTCAAATTACAATTTATAGTAAGAAAATAATACCCTAAGTCAGCATGTAATTCTAGATCTTACAATTCCTTTCCTTCGACCACTATTCAGAAGATCTACAAATCCTCGAACACCACATCCTTGAAAAATGCTAATCACAAACCATTCATGTTTTGTTAGCTAGAATAATGCTTTGAGAAAgagttcagaaaaaaaaatcataatattgaaCAAAGGACATAAAAAGTTGGATCAAAAGTTGAATTAAACTTCTTATTATTGAAAATTCAACTCCTATTTCTTGAATTGAAGTCCTCCCCATCTTGAATCTGCAACTAAACGCAATTTCAAATTCAACACGATGTTGATAACAACAAGCGAAACTACATCTCAAATTACAGTTTTTGTAAGACAaagaaatatacaaataaataagaatgatAGTTCATGACAAAAACTACATAGTTCtcacataagaaaaaaataatttaccttACGAACTCGTAAAACTTGACCTTCTACTCCAGTAAAGCAAAAATGATATAATTCTGCTTATACATAATACTCTAacaattaaaagataatgtatcTTAAGAACctataatatttaacattttacgTCAATAAAGCCTAAATCAATATAAATAGTAGAATTACGAAGTCTAGGTTTAAAACTACAATTATTTCGAGTAAATGCCGGAAACAACAAAAGTAATACAAACATGACAATGAAAACCTATAACGCCTAACTACTAACCCGTAACCCCTAACACCTAACCCCTATATCATACATTATAGGCTTTGTGCACAACATacaaaatataacataacacaacaaagtaaacaacacaaaactaataataaagaaCACCTAACACACGACAAACCACACAACACATAACACAATTAATAACACATAACACATAATACACAacgcaaaaaagaaaaacacacaccACCACAACCCATGAACCATAAGCAAATTGTCAATCATCTCAATATACAAAGACTGAGTATGTACACATAAATGTCCTATACTTCTGTATTAGGCACCATTATTGAAAGTTGTAACCCCCTAAATACCCCTAACTCCTAAATTTTTAAACCATAAATCCTCCTAACTTATAAATCCTTCTAATCCCTAAATGCCCCAACCCCCAAATAACCATAACTCATAAATCATAGATCATACGCTCTACGCATAACacacaaaaattgaaacaacgAAAAAAACACAGCAGACAGCACACACAGCATGCGTCAGCCTACAACCAACAGACAACACAACACACAACATAGAACAAACAACACACAGCTAATAACACGCAACACGTAAAACACAACACACAATACACAACTAATAACAAACAACACATAACCCAAAACTTAAAACTGAAAAACACACACCACAACGAAACAAAACATAAGAGACAAAACATAACACAACTCAACAAAGCAAAGCAAACAACATAGAACTAATAACAAAGAACACACAACAGACGACAAAGCACATAACACAGCACACAAGTAATAACACATAACACACAATACACAatgtaaaatagaaaaacacACATCCTAGCACCACAAACACAACAACTCATGAACCCTAAGCAAATTGTCAATCATTTTAATGTACAAAGACTGAGTATGGAGACATAGGCTCTGTGCACAACACACAAAACATAACAATAACACAACAAAATAGACAACACACAACTAATAATAAAGAACGCACAACACACGACAAAGCACACAATACACAACACAATTAATAACACATAACACACAATATACAtcgcaaaaaagaaaaacacacaccACCACACCCCCGTGAATCCTAAGCAAATTGTTAATCATCTCAATGTACAAAGACTGAGTATGTACACATAGATGTCATATACTTTTGTATTAGGCACCATTATTGAAAGCCCTAACCCCCAAAATCTCGTTAACTCCTAAATGTCTAAACCATAAATCCTCCTAACCTATAAATCCTCCTAATTCTTAAATCCCCCAACCCCTAAATAACCATAACTCATAAATCATAGATGATATACTCTGCGCATAACATACAAAAGTtgacataacaaaaaaaaacacagcaGACGGCACACGCGACACGCCTCAGCCTACAGCCAACAAACAACACAGCACACAATGTACAACACACAACACAGCTAATAACACGCAACACGCAAAACATAACACACAACCCACAAGTAATAACAAACAACATAaaactcaaaactgaaaaacACACACCACAACGCAACAAAACATAACACACAAAACATAACATAACTCAACAAAGCAGACAACACAAAACTAATAACAAAGAACACACAACACACGACAAAGcacacaacacaaaacacacaacacaTAGCACACAACACAATTAATAACAAACAACACAACCCAAAACTCAACTGAAAAACTCACACCAGAACGCAACAAAACATAACACACACAAAACATAACACAACTCAACAAAGCAAACAACACAGAACTAATAACAAAGAACACACAACACACGACAAAGCACACAACACAGAGCACACAACTAATAACACATAACACACAATGCACAACGTAAAATAGAAAAACGCACACCATAACATCACAAACACAACAACTCATGAACCCTAAGCAAATTGTCAATCATCTCAATGAACAAAGACTGAGTATGGACACATAGGCTCTGTGCACAACACACAAAACATAACATAACACAACAAAGTAGACAACACACAACTAATAATAAAGAACGCACAACACACGGCAAAGCACACAGCACACAACACAATTAATAACACATAACACACAATATACAacgtaaaaaagaaaaacacacaccACCACACCCCATGAACACTAAGCAAATTGTCAATCATCTCAATGTACAAAGACTGAGTATGTACACATAGATGTAATATACTTTTGTATTAGGCACCATTATCAAAAACCCTAACCCCTAAAACATAGATGATAGGCTTTGTTCACAACGCACAAAACACAGCGCACAACGCACAACACCTCATGATACCTAAGCAAATTGTCAATCATCTCAATATACGGAGACTAGGAATGGACAAATGCACTAGTCTTTCATTAGGGGTCATTATCGATAACCAACCACCTAAGCATAACAATATTACTCATATAAGGTTAGACAATTATTGGtttcaaacaaataaacataagaACAACATAAGACCAATAATCAATCACCGCTGCTGTAATTGATGGAATTTTTTGCCCTGAGAAGCCATGAGACGTCATGCCAATGAGGGTGGGAGCACACGAACAGGGATGGACAAATCATGTTCAGAGTATAAAATTGCATTCAGACCACCAATATGCACCATAAATAAAATGTgcataaaatgtaataataaaagtaaattcatacaataattaCAACAAAACTTACTGTACATTCTTCCATATACAACCCTGTAATACCAAAATATTTTCGTTTGAAAGCAATACTAGCACTTACCTCACCAAAATCCAACCTATTACATCCACAACATGTAGAAAGGGATTTTTGTCGCTTGCATTAACCAATGTGACCGGTAAACTCACAGTCCACACCTATAATCACAAATTGGTCATTGAACAACTATGCAAGTTACACGCCAAACAATGCAGTATAATATAAAAGAGCTCCAATTAAAAgggaattttacaaaaataaacaacagGAATACAATATGGTAGTCATATCATACGTTCATGTTCTGGGAAAGTAAAGAGAAAATAACCCATTCAATTCAAGAATATAAAGTTAAAGATGAAATGAAACATTCTTCTTGTGGCAATGTAAAAGGTgatagatgaaaagaaaaagaatttggaGTGAAAGTGGTCCAAATGGTATGAGATATATGGGACAAACCACGTATAATTCAATAAAGTTATACTACTCAATGCTCTACAGAAGTACTACAATGCTACCACCACAAATTTATCAAGATGCATTGCAAGAAAAGTTCACAAGACATCATTCAATCGTATTACATAGACTTATACATATACATACCTGAATAACAGGAAAAGCGCCAGGCGAATTCCCCATATCCCAACAAACAAAGTCAGGATTATCTGAAAAGAGTGAATTTATTCAAGATTGATAGGAACTCGGGTAGGAGGATAAAGATTGTTTTGTAATTgtcaattataatttgtttttagcctgataattcaaaatacacaaaaagaaaatgatacaTTAGATTACCTGTCGAAAATACCACGAGCCTTTGATCACCAGTGTCAATACAGCAATTATAATGAAATTCGTGCTTCCTTCAAAGAGAAATTGATGGCAGAACGATTTGAACAACCACtttgttttattcattaaaagaacaataaaatataCTAGCCACTTCTTTGTTTATTACCAGAACAGACTAGAATAGTAGTTACTTTTGAAATCAAAGTTCAAAGTGCAGTAAAGAATAACGCCCGGAAAAATCAGTTACTTTGTCGAATTTGAGGAGCGCGGTGATGACGAAAAATAGAAACCGATAGTCAATCTGAAAATGTAAACAAAATGTTTGTGATGAACATcagaaaatatatgaaattgaaaaaataaaaaaagaaattgggaATACACAGTGATAAGTGTAGTGAACGCTAAGAAATGAGAGTCGATGAGAGTAGCCATTGTCTTTGTTTCTTCttggcaagaagaagaaaaaaaagaaatgtttgAAATCTCAAGAACGCGTGTAACCAATGGTTATATAGGTGAAGAGTTAAATAACGCGCGCTAAAGTTTTTGTAATAAAGATATTGGgaaaggtaaaaaaataatttggattcaagaaaaaaaaggaaagtttttactttattttattcatataaagtaaattttttaaagttgaaaaattggagttaaaatgaattttaaattgaaacaataagtattataaacttttaataaataaaaaatgtatattctaaataataatgtattataatcgattatagaatatatatatatatatatatatatatatatattattgagaaaaaatattcttaattgtGGTTATTATGGATGATGAGTTTTATGAATCATGACTGTGCGTGCATACTGGTATTTCTCAAATATCGGTATTAAAGACACAAGACATGCTTAATCCAGAGTTCCTCATGTCAGAGTAAACTAAGAGTCCACGTATTCACAGGTTAAACTATAGCAACAGAAATATACACtataaaacacacacacacaaagaaGCAGAGCAAAAAAATTATAGGCAGCAATGGAAACAATAACAGTGGAACGTACTTGAGCCAAGGGGTTACTTCCTCCACCAACTGAAGCACCTTCTTGAAATCGCCATCTTCTTTAGCCAAACCCGCGGATGCACACCTCACGAGGCTCACGGCAATGTCAACTATCAACGAACATAAGTCTTTACTGCCTCCGCCGCCCTTGTCTATTTCATGGAGAAGCTTGCCCTTCCTCTTTCGGCTGTCGAAGCCTCTCAAGAACTCTCAAACCCTCGACTTCGGCTTCGGCGAAGAGTGCGCAGGACTCGAGACAGTGCATGAAGCGAAGTCTCTGGAATTCGATGGAGAATGGCTTGGAAGCCAACTGAGAAGCGACGGTGTCCAAGCAATCGAGGCAGAGCCTGTAAACGCGGAGCAGTTCGAGTAGCAAAACGGCGTCGTTGGACTTGGAAAGCCCCGGGAGGCGTTGAGGAAGGAGAGAAAGCGCTTGGCGAGGGAGCAAATTAGGGTTGGTTCGGGTTTGGATTTCTTTGTCGCTTTGAGATCTGCTAGGGGACGGAGGTAAT encodes the following:
- the LOC114170430 gene encoding uncharacterized protein LOC114170430, which gives rise to MAAPSESSLISKLQSSDSSGIHALVSDYLRPLADLKATKKSKPEPTLICSLAKRFLSFLNASRGFPSPTTPFCYSNCSAFTGSASIAWTPSLLSWLPSHSPSNSRDFASCTVSKFLRGFDSRKRKGKLLHEIDKGGGGSKDLCSLIVDIAVSLVRCASAGLAKEDGDFKKVLQLVEEVTPWLKLTIGFYFSSSPRSSNSTKKHEFHYNCCIDTGDQRLVVFSTDNPDFVCWDMGNSPGAFPVIQVWTVSLPVTLVNASDKNPFLHVVDVIGWILVSGVDRFKRPFAHLEEHYGNSERSTPLHCRDNMSPYLEREFVLPRMKVNN